The Nocardioides houyundeii genome includes the window CCGACGCGGGCTCCGACGGCATCATCCAGATCTCCACCGGTGGCGCGGAGTACCTCTCCGGCCCGTCGGTCAAGAACATGGTCACCGGCTCCGTGGCCTTCGCCGCGTACGCCGCCGAGGTCGCGAAGAACTACCCCGTCAACATCGCGCTGCACACCGACCACTGCCCCCAGGACAAGCTCGACGGCTTCGTCCGGCCGCTCCTCGACATCTCCGCCGAGCGCGTCGCCCGTGGCGAGCTGCCGCTGTTCCAGTCGCACATGTGGGACGGCTCCGCGGTGCCGCTGGAGGAGAACCTGAAGATCGCCGAGGAGCTGCTCGCCAAGTGCGCCGCGGCCCACATCATCCTCGAGGTGGAGATCGGCGTCGTCGGCGGCGAGGAGGACGGTGTCGCCAACGAGATCAACGACAAGCTCTACACCACCCCCGAGGACGCGCTGGCCACGGTCCGCGCGCTCGGCACCGGTGAGAAGGGCCGCTACATGACGGCGCTGACCTTCGGCAACGTGCACGGCGTCTACAAGCCCGGCAACGTCAAGCTGCGCCCCGAGATCCTCCAGGCCGCCCAGGAGGCCGTGGTCGCCGAGCTCGGCCTGACCGCAGGCGCCAAGCCGTTCGACCTGGTCTTCCACGGCGGCTCCGGCTCCACCGCCGAGGAGATCGGCGCGGCCGTCGACTACGGCGTGGTGAAGATGAACGTCGACACCGACACCCAGTACGCCTTCACCCGCCCGGTCGCGGACCACATGTTCCGCAACTACGACGGCGTGCTGAAGACCGACGGCGAGGTCGGCAACAAGAAGCACTACGACCCCCGCGCCTGGGGCAAGGCCGGCGAGGCCGGCATGGCCGCCCGGATCGTGGAGGCGTGCCAGAACCTGCGCTCGGCGGGCACCACGCTGGGCGCCTGAGCCCGGCGGCTCCGGCCGCGCCAAACACATGTAACGCGCTGTTAGACACGCTCTACGTACCCACCGGTGGGGGCGCGGAGCACGTTAAACAGCGCGTTACATGTGTTTGGGCAGGCGCGAGCAGCTGCCACACGACCGCGGTCACCCGTGCCGGGCCCGATCCCGTCGCACCAGGTACGGCGCCAGGTCGGCCACGTCGGTGCCGTAACGGGCCACGGTGGCCTCGAACTCGCGCAGCACCCGTCTCTTGGCGTGGTCCCAGCCCGAGGTCAGGTCGCGGTGGGTCAGGCGCGACATCCCGAGGTGGAAGCCGGTGATGAAGTCCTGTCGGAGCTTCTCGGCCCACAGCACGTCCGCCGGCTCCTGGCCCGCGAAGGTGCCGTCGTACTTGATGCGGCCGTCGATCTCGATGACGTGCCGCCCGACGCGCAGGTCGCACCACACGGTCCGGCGCGCGTCCCTGAGCCCGAACTGGGTCTCGGGCCGACCGATCCCCAGCTCGGTCACCAGCAGTCGGCCCAGGGACTCCTGCCAGCTCTCGGCGCCCGGGTCTGCCAGCAGGATTGCCCGGTCCACCGAACGCCGTCCTGGCCAGCACTTCATCCCGGATGCGGCCTGCCGCAGCTGGGAGCGGGTGACGCCGAGACTGAGCGCGCGGTCGCAGGCGGGCAGTCCGCCTCGGAGCCCGTGCTCGCGGACCAGGTCCAGACAGGTCCTGGCGGGATCGAGCACCTCGAGGCCGTCGACGTGGCGCACCTGGTCCGGATGGAACGGCGCCCCGTGGTGCTTGGTCCCGGCGATGAGGCGGGTGCCGTGCACCCCTTCGCGGGTGATGTGGACCAGGCTTGCCCTGGCGTCGGGAAGCCCGAGTCCGTGCACGAGTGAGGCCGAGTCGTGGCTGAAGACGTGTTCCACCTCGAGGACCAGGGCGGCGGCCCGGACCCGCAGGAGTGGTTTCTCGTCGAACTCGCCCGCCTCGCGCCACTGGTCGCCGTCGACGTAGACGCCGCGGCGGAGCCGGACCCAGGCTCCGGTGCGCACCAGTCGCGCCACCGCCGGGACGTCGAGCCCGGCCGCGAGGGCCTGGCGGCTGGTCAAGAGCCCGTGCTGGCGGCGGGCGGGGAGAAAGCCGGTGAGATCCATCGCCCCAGGCTCGGGACTTCTCGCGCCCGGTGCGCCGCTGGTGCGATCGGCTGTGGACCCGCCGGGACCGGGCCAGCCTGTGCACCTGCCGGGGTCAACCACATGTAACGCGCTGTTAGACACGCTCTACGCCCCCACCGGCGGGTACGTGGAGCGTGTCTAACAGCGCGTTACATGTGCGGGGCGCGGTGGGCGGCGCGGTGAGCAGGGCAGAGCGGGCGGGGCGGATCAGCGCGCGTGCTTCATGCCCTCGAAGGAGAGCGCGGCCAGCAGCCCGATGACCAGGACGGCGGGGATGATGAGCAGCGACTCGCCCATCGCCTGGGTGAACGGACCCCAGGCGGCCTCGGGGAGTCCGCCGCCGCCCATCGCGGTCTCGGGGGAGCCGCCGGCGCCCAGGCCCTGGGCGGCCAACCGGGAGTCCATCAGTACGGCGATCGTCGCCGCGCCCAGGACCGCGCCGACCTGGCGGGTCGCGTTGTAGATCCCCGAGCCGGCACCGGCCTGCTGCACCGGCAGGTTGCGGTTGGCGGTGGTGCTGAGCACCGCCCACAGGAACGAGCTGCCGATGCCCAGGCAGCCGAGCGCCACCAGCAGCTGCCAGACCGGGGTGTCCGGGGCGAGGATGAGCGCGATCGCGGTCAGCGCGCCGCCCATCACCACGAAGCCGAACGAGGTCAGGATGCGCGGGTGCACCCGGTCGGCGAGCCGCCCGACCAGCGGGGCCAGCAGGATCGACATCGCGGCCATCGGGATGAGCAGCATGCCGGCCTGGGTGGGGGACCACCCCCGGACCAGCTGGGCGTAGAGCATCACCGGGAAGCCCATCGCGGTGAAGCCGAAGCTCACGGTGCTGATGCCGAGGTTGGCGAGGGAGAAGTTGCGGTCCCGGAAGAGCTCCAGCGGCACCAGCGGCTCGTTGCGGTTGCGGGCCTGCCACCAGATGAAGACCGCCAGTACCACCAGCCCGGCAGCGATCAGCCGCCACACGGTGAGCGGGCCGGTGATGGTGCCCCAGTCGTACTGCTGGCCCTCCTGGAGCCCGAAGACCAGCAGGAACATCCCGATGCCGCTGAGCGCCACCCCGAGCCAGTCGAAGCGGTGCTCGTGGGTGGCCAGCGCCGGCACCAGGCGCCAGGCCAGCACGAAGGCGAT containing:
- the fbaA gene encoding class II fructose-bisphosphate aldolase, with amino-acid sequence MPIATPERYAEMLDAAKSKGFAFPAINVSSSQTLNAALKGFADAGSDGIIQISTGGAEYLSGPSVKNMVTGSVAFAAYAAEVAKNYPVNIALHTDHCPQDKLDGFVRPLLDISAERVARGELPLFQSHMWDGSAVPLEENLKIAEELLAKCAAAHIILEVEIGVVGGEEDGVANEINDKLYTTPEDALATVRALGTGEKGRYMTALTFGNVHGVYKPGNVKLRPEILQAAQEAVVAELGLTAGAKPFDLVFHGGSGSTAEEIGAAVDYGVVKMNVDTDTQYAFTRPVADHMFRNYDGVLKTDGEVGNKKHYDPRAWGKAGEAGMAARIVEACQNLRSAGTTLGA
- a CDS encoding type IV toxin-antitoxin system AbiEi family antitoxin domain-containing protein, which codes for MDLTGFLPARRQHGLLTSRQALAAGLDVPAVARLVRTGAWVRLRRGVYVDGDQWREAGEFDEKPLLRVRAAALVLEVEHVFSHDSASLVHGLGLPDARASLVHITREGVHGTRLIAGTKHHGAPFHPDQVRHVDGLEVLDPARTCLDLVREHGLRGGLPACDRALSLGVTRSQLRQAASGMKCWPGRRSVDRAILLADPGAESWQESLGRLLVTELGIGRPETQFGLRDARRTVWCDLRVGRHVIEIDGRIKYDGTFAGQEPADVLWAEKLRQDFITGFHLGMSRLTHRDLTSGWDHAKRRVLREFEATVARYGTDVADLAPYLVRRDRARHG
- a CDS encoding DHA2 family efflux MFS transporter permease subunit, whose amino-acid sequence is MTQTTQPRSAAPTLPENPWPALWALCLGFFMILVDTTIVTVATPSIMEDLGADVNSVVWVTSAYLLAYAVPVLITGRLGDRYGPKRLYLVGLVVFTLASLWCGLTGSITGLVLARVAQGLGAALMTPQTMAVITRIFPVDRRGSAMALWGATAGVATLVGPILGGVLVDSLGWEWIFFINIPVGIIAFVLAWRLVPALATHEHRFDWLGVALSGIGMFLLVFGLQEGQQYDWGTITGPLTVWRLIAAGLVVLAVFIWWQARNRNEPLVPLELFRDRNFSLANLGISTVSFGFTAMGFPVMLYAQLVRGWSPTQAGMLLIPMAAMSILLAPLVGRLADRVHPRILTSFGFVVMGGALTAIALILAPDTPVWQLLVALGCLGIGSSFLWAVLSTTANRNLPVQQAGAGSGIYNATRQVGAVLGAATIAVLMDSRLAAQGLGAGGSPETAMGGGGLPEAAWGPFTQAMGESLLIIPAVLVIGLLAALSFEGMKHAR